The Apus apus isolate bApuApu2 chromosome 8, bApuApu2.pri.cur, whole genome shotgun sequence genome has a window encoding:
- the FARSB gene encoding phenylalanine--tRNA ligase beta subunit isoform X2, with amino-acid sequence MPTVSVRRDLLLRALGRSCTDEEVDELCFEFGLELDEITSEKDIISKEKGEEKAKGASDTVLYKIDVPANRYDLLCLEGLVRGLQVFKERINLPKYEKIIPAQGEGQKLIITAETVQVRPHAVAAVLRNITFTKERYDSFIDLQEKLHQNICRRRALVAIGTHDLDTISGPFTFTAKAPSEIKFKPLNQSQEYTASQIMDLYRTDSHLRQYLHLIENKPLYPVIYDSNGVVLSMPPIINGDHTKISLKTRNVFIECTGTDITKAKIVLDILVTMFSEYCEKPFTVEAAEVVYPNGKTHIYPELAYRKEKVKPELINKKLGISETPSSLAKLLTRMCLKSEVTGNGNSIEIEIPPTRADVIHACDIIEDAAIAYGYNNIQMTVPKVYTIANQLPINKLTELLRLDLAAAGFTEALTFALCSQEDIADKLGMDISATKAVHIGNPKTAEFQVARTTLLPGLLKTIAANRKMPLPLKLFEISDIVVKDPNTASAFFPGRCAEIFAKGQSIGKLGVLHPDVITKFELTMPCSALEINIEPFV; translated from the exons ATGCCGACTGTCAGCGTGAGGCGGGACCTGCTGCTGCGGGcgctgggcaggagctgca CTGATGAAGAAGTTGATGAGCTTTGTTTTGAGTTTGGTTTGGAGCTTGATGAAATT ACATCTGAGAAAGACATTATAAGTAAAGaaaaaggtgaagaaaaggcaaagggTGCAtctgatactgttctctatAAAATTGATGTTCCTGCCAACCGTTATGACCTTCTGTGCCTTGAAGGGTTGGTCCGAGGGCTGCAGGTCTTTAAAGAAAG GATAAATCTCCCTAAGTATGAAAAGATAATACCAGCTCAGGGTGAAGGTCAGAAGTTGATTATCACTGCAGAG ACTGTCCAAGTCCGTCCTCACGCTGTAGCAGCAGTTCTTCGGAATATCACTTTTACCAAGGAACGTTACGATAGTTTCATTGACCTCCAAGAAAAACTACACCAAAATATCTGCAG GAGAAGAGCGTTAGTAGCAATAGGTACCCATGACTTGGACACCATCTCTGGACCATTTACTTTTACAGCTAAAGCACCTTCTGAAATCAAATTCAAGCCCTTGAATCAATCTCAGGAGTACACAGCTTCACAAATTATGGATCTGTATAGG aCTGACAGTCACCTGCGGCAGTACTTGCACCTGATTGAAAACAAGCCACTTTATCCAGTTATTTATGACAGCAACGGTGTTGTTCTCTCCATGCCACCAATCATCAATG GAGATCACAcgaaaataagtttaaaaaccagaaatgtgTTCATTGAATGTACAGGCACAGATATTACAAAG GCAAAAATTGTTCTTGATATTCTAGTCACCATGTTTAGTGAATATTGTGAGAAGCCCTTCAC TGTTGAAGCAGCAGAAGTGGTTTATCCTAATGGGAAGACCCATATCTATCCG gaGCTGGCTTACCGAAAAGAGAAGGTGAAACCTGAACTCATTAACAAGAAGTTAGGAATCAG tgaaacTCCATCAAGCCTTGCAAAGCTGCTGACGAGGATGTGTTTGAAGTCAGAAGTCACAGGGAATGGGAACAGTATAGAGATTGAAATCCCTCCCACCAGAGCGGACGTTATCCATGCATGTGATATCATAGAAGATGCAGCAATAGCTTATGGTTATAACAACATTCAGATGACTGTTCCAAAAGTGTACACCATAGCTAATCAA ctCCCCATCAATAAGCTCACAGAACTTCTGAGACTGGACTTGGCAGCTGCTGGATTCACTGAAGCACTCACTTTTGCCCTG TGTTCTCAAGAAGACATTGCAGACAAACTTGGCATGGATATCTCTGCAACAAAAGCAGTGCACATAGGAAACCCCAAAACTGCAGAATTTCAG GTGGCACGTACCAccctcctgcctgggctgctgaAAACTATCGCTGCTAACCGGAAGATGCCCTTGCCCCTCAAACTCTTCGAGATTTCAGATATTGTAGTAAAAGATCCTAATACAG